Part of the Bacteroidota bacterium genome is shown below.
TGAGATTTCAACGGGATTAATGGTTTACCGAAAAATAGAGCAAAGTGGAAAAAGTGTATCAATGCTTGTAACTAATCAGGAGGCAACTTTTACCAAAAAGGCTACAGGGTGGAATTATTTCAGGTGTGATGATGGTAATATCATATCAGCTACTATTGAAAATGCTGTCATTACCAAAGAAGGACAAACAGTTTGGGTAGAGTCAAAGGCAAAGGATGAATCCGGTGATGTTGTATCTGTATTTAGATTTCAATGGAGCATAAAGGAGAGGTGATTTTGAGTTTTGAGTTATGAGTTTTGAGTTAGTTAACCAGTAACCCTTGCCCTGAGCGGGGTCGAAGGGATTTGTAACCTACAAAAAAAAGTGTATGATCGAGTATAGAAACATTGTTTTAGAGAGAGATGATAATCTTCCTGTTTTGATTGATGTTTTTTCTGATGAAGGAACAGATAATAAGTCTGTAGTAATTTTTTCTCACGGCTATAAGGGTTATAAAGATTGGGGAGCATGGAATCAGGTAGCAAAGGAGTTTGCAAAAGCAGGTTTTATTTTTGTAAAATTCAACTTTTCACATAATGGAGGTACGATAGAGAATCCTATTGATTTTCCCGATTTGGAAGCCTTTGGGAAAAACACTTATTCAAAGGAGTTAAATGATTTAGGATTTGTAATTGATGAAATAGTTAGCAATGATCTGATTTCGTCATTGTATGCCGATTTAAATAGGATATATATAATAGGTCACAGTAGAGGTGGAGGAATAAGTTTACTTAAAGCAGCACAGGATAAACGGGTAAAAAAACTTTGTACGTGGGCATCAGTTTCTGATTTTGAAAGTAGATTCCCTAGAGGAGAGGATATGAAAAAATGGAAAGAAAAAGGGATTATGTACGTTTTAAACGGTAGAACCAAACAAGAAATGCCACATTACTTCCAGTTTTATGAAGATTTTGTAAAGAATGAAAAAACTTTAAATATTTCAGGTAATTTGCAAAGTATTAATATACCTACTTTAATTATTCACGGAAAGGATGATAAGTCTGTTAACTTTTCTGAAGCTGAGTTTTTACATGAAAATATTA
Proteins encoded:
- a CDS encoding prolyl oligopeptidase family serine peptidase, with translation MIEYRNIVLERDDNLPVLIDVFSDEGTDNKSVVIFSHGYKGYKDWGAWNQVAKEFAKAGFIFVKFNFSHNGGTIENPIDFPDLEAFGKNTYSKELNDLGFVIDEIVSNDLISSLYADLNRIYIIGHSRGGGISLLKAAQDKRVKKLCTWASVSDFESRFPRGEDMKKWKEKGIMYVLNGRTKQEMPHYFQFYEDFVKNEKTLNISGNLQSINIPTLIIHGKDDKSVNFSEAEFLHENIRNSELIPIENTEHTFDVVHPWNEVKLPKAMAAVVKLTIDFLSRM
- a CDS encoding DUF4442 domain-containing protein — its product is MLEKLKFRVFLIYKLPIAFIAGLRLVSISDEKTEIRVKHSWWNQNPFNSMYFAVQAMAAEISTGLMVYRKIEQSGKSVSMLVTNQEATFTKKATGWNYFRCDDGNIISATIENAVITKEGQTVWVESKAKDESGDVVSVFRFQWSIKER